One stretch of Streptomyces sp. MMBL 11-1 DNA includes these proteins:
- the clpS gene encoding ATP-dependent Clp protease adapter ClpS: MGQVSVATPLEIERPDSAEETFAVPEPDVPWVTLVHNDPVNLMSYVTYVFQAYFGYPKDKAHKLMLDVHQKGRAVVSSGSREEMERDVQAMHGYGLWATLTQDRN; this comes from the coding sequence ATGGGACAGGTGAGCGTTGCTACCCCGCTAGAGATCGAACGTCCCGATTCGGCCGAGGAGACCTTCGCGGTCCCCGAGCCGGACGTCCCGTGGGTGACGCTCGTCCACAATGACCCGGTCAACCTCATGAGCTACGTGACCTACGTCTTCCAGGCCTACTTCGGCTACCCGAAGGACAAGGCCCACAAGCTCATGCTGGACGTGCACCAGAAGGGCCGCGCCGTCGTCTCCAGCGGAAGCCGCGAGGAGATGGAGCGCGACGTCCAGGCCATGCACGGATACGGGCTGTGGGCCACCCTCACCCAGGACCGCAACTAG
- a CDS encoding isochorismatase family protein, with amino-acid sequence MHRALIVVDVQNDFCEGGSLAVAGGADVAAAITDLIGDAQPGYRHVVATRDHHIDPGDHFSPSPDFEHSWPPHCVAGTEGVGFHPNFAPAVASGAIDTVFDKGAYAAAYSGFEGSDENGTGLAQWLRDREITEVDVVGIATDHCVRATALDAAREGFVTHVLLDLTAGVSGPTTERALAELRTAGVKLSGTPVVAP; translated from the coding sequence ATGCACCGCGCATTGATCGTCGTGGACGTTCAGAACGACTTCTGCGAGGGCGGCAGCCTCGCGGTGGCGGGCGGTGCCGATGTCGCCGCCGCCATCACCGACCTGATCGGCGACGCCCAGCCCGGCTACCGCCACGTGGTGGCCACCCGCGACCACCACATCGACCCGGGCGACCACTTCTCGCCCAGCCCGGACTTCGAGCACTCCTGGCCGCCGCACTGCGTCGCCGGCACGGAGGGCGTCGGCTTCCACCCGAACTTCGCGCCCGCCGTCGCCTCCGGCGCGATCGACACGGTGTTCGACAAGGGGGCGTACGCGGCCGCGTACAGCGGGTTCGAGGGATCCGACGAGAACGGGACCGGCCTCGCCCAGTGGCTGCGCGACCGCGAGATCACCGAGGTCGACGTGGTCGGCATCGCCACCGACCACTGCGTGCGGGCCACCGCGCTGGACGCGGCCCGTGAGGGCTTCGTCACGCACGTGCTGCTCGACCTGACCGCGGGCGTGTCCGGGCCGACCACGGAACGGGCCCTGGCGGAGCTGCGTACGGCGGGCGTGAAGCTCTCCGGCACACCGGTGGTCGCACCGTAA
- a CDS encoding amino acid permease, which yields MTSAQVDEGQADRGRPGGDAGTSGTSGEGYQRGLGARQIQMIAIGGAIGTGLFLGAGKAIDRAGPSLVLAYVIAGLVIFFIMRALGELLMYRPVSGSFSEYAREFLGPFFGFVTGWTYWLFWVVTGITEVTAAATYMTYWWNIPQWLSALAFTVILYGANLISVKLFGELEFWFSMVKVTAIIGMILICAGVLTVGFSDAGDTATVANLWNDGGFFPNGITGTLMTLQIVMFAFLAVELVGVTAGESKNPETVLPKAINTVPWRIAVFYVGALIMILSVVPWSTFEPDASPFVKAFEEMGLGVGAAVVNFVVLTAALSSCNSGMYSTGRMLRDLALNGQGPRAFARLTKNGLPLAGTTFSAALMLVGVWINYQWPGKAFTYVVSFATISGMWAWIMILISQIRYRRAADAGLLPPSSFKAPGAPYTSWFALLFIGLVIVMMAIDGDTRISLYCAPLWALILFVSHRALRSRTPEEKATAGNP from the coding sequence ATGACATCGGCGCAGGTCGACGAGGGACAGGCCGACAGGGGCCGGCCCGGCGGCGACGCCGGGACATCCGGGACCAGTGGCGAGGGATACCAGCGCGGTCTGGGCGCTCGTCAGATTCAGATGATCGCCATCGGCGGAGCCATCGGGACCGGGCTCTTCCTCGGCGCGGGCAAAGCCATCGACCGGGCCGGACCCAGCCTCGTCCTGGCCTACGTCATCGCGGGCCTGGTCATCTTCTTCATCATGCGGGCCCTGGGTGAACTGCTCATGTACCGCCCGGTATCCGGCTCCTTCTCGGAGTACGCCCGGGAATTCCTCGGCCCCTTCTTCGGATTCGTCACCGGCTGGACCTACTGGCTCTTCTGGGTCGTCACCGGAATCACCGAAGTCACCGCCGCCGCCACCTATATGACGTACTGGTGGAACATTCCCCAGTGGCTGTCCGCACTCGCCTTCACCGTCATTCTGTACGGCGCCAACCTGATCTCCGTGAAGCTCTTCGGCGAGCTGGAGTTCTGGTTCTCCATGGTCAAGGTCACCGCGATCATCGGCATGATCCTGATCTGCGCGGGCGTCCTCACCGTCGGATTCTCCGACGCCGGCGACACCGCCACCGTCGCCAACCTCTGGAACGACGGCGGCTTCTTCCCCAACGGCATCACCGGCACCCTCATGACGCTCCAGATCGTCATGTTCGCCTTCCTCGCCGTCGAACTCGTCGGCGTCACCGCCGGGGAGTCCAAGAACCCCGAGACCGTGCTGCCCAAGGCCATCAACACCGTGCCGTGGCGCATCGCCGTCTTCTACGTCGGCGCGCTGATCATGATCCTCTCGGTCGTGCCCTGGTCCACCTTCGAACCCGACGCCTCCCCGTTCGTGAAGGCCTTCGAGGAGATGGGGCTCGGCGTCGGCGCCGCGGTCGTCAACTTCGTCGTCCTCACCGCCGCGCTCTCCTCCTGCAACTCCGGCATGTACTCCACCGGCCGCATGCTCCGCGACCTCGCCCTCAACGGCCAGGGCCCCCGCGCCTTCGCCCGGCTGACGAAGAACGGCCTGCCGCTGGCGGGCACCACGTTCTCCGCCGCCCTGATGCTCGTCGGCGTGTGGATCAACTACCAGTGGCCGGGCAAGGCGTTCACCTACGTCGTCTCCTTCGCGACCATCTCCGGCATGTGGGCCTGGATCATGATTCTGATCAGCCAGATCCGCTACCGCCGCGCGGCCGACGCCGGTCTGCTCCCGCCGTCCTCGTTCAAGGCCCCCGGAGCCCCGTACACGAGCTGGTTCGCGCTCCTGTTCATCGGCCTGGTCATCGTGATGATGGCGATCGACGGGGACACCAGGATCTCGCTCTACTGCGCACCGCTGTGGGCGCTCATCCTCTTCGTCTCCCACCGGGCGCTCCGGTCACGCACCCCCGAGGAGAAGGCCACCGCCGGCAACCCCTGA
- a CDS encoding immune inhibitor A domain-containing protein: protein MTNQRQALRAAAVVVAMAATAATASTFATAQAHDGSSGSGVSTVDRRDPAPAKGHVEHNLEGPFSEQQAAQREAALEQVLSGEKKVANRGGSKVVKLGDKKYVELGREKTDKIFTILLEFGDQVDDTTMFDPDGDGPKPPVKKFGGAPGPAHNKIAKPDPKKDNSTAWKEDYNREHFQELYFGEGKGVHSLKTYYEKTSSGRYSVEGEVSDWVKVPYNEARYGSNYCGQSNCANVWDAVRDGVNAWVADQQAKGRTDAEIKANLAEYDEWDRYDFDGDGNFNEPDGYIDHFQLVHAGEDESAGGGAEGTNAIWAHRWYAYGTNAGATGPADNKAGGAQIGDTGIWVGDYTVQPENGGLGVFAHEYAHDLGLPDLYDTSGGGENSVGFWSLMSAGSWLGTGTGEIGNLPGDMTSWDKLQLGWLDYDKAKAGKTSLHKLGVSAYNTKNPQALVVELPKKAVTTTVVKPAEGAKQWWSDMGDDLSNTLTRSVDLTGKSKATLDLSGWYDIEADYDYLYTEVSENGGANWTALDGTADGKAIPRDASDKPALTDVSGAHKKLSFSLDAYAGKKVDLRFRYQTDGGAGGKGFAADEITITADGATLFSDNAEGDDNGWTAKGFSRVGESFTQDYPQYYIAENRQYVSYDETLEVGPYNFGFSGTRPDWVEHYAYQNGLLVWLWDTSQKDNNTSVHPGQGLILPIDAHAKPLKWKDGSLLRNKIQPFDAPFSWYPNQGFTLHNADVPLYIKPALGNPVFDDRKGTYWYKENPTGGVKVPDTNTRISIVHEPRNGSTMSVLVSPSGR, encoded by the coding sequence GTGACCAATCAGAGACAGGCGCTTCGCGCCGCCGCCGTTGTCGTGGCCATGGCTGCGACCGCCGCGACGGCGTCGACCTTCGCCACCGCCCAGGCGCATGACGGCTCATCAGGCTCCGGCGTCTCCACCGTCGACCGCCGTGACCCGGCGCCGGCCAAGGGGCACGTGGAGCACAACCTGGAGGGCCCCTTCAGCGAGCAGCAGGCCGCCCAGCGCGAGGCCGCGCTGGAGCAGGTGCTCTCCGGCGAGAAGAAGGTGGCGAACCGGGGCGGCTCCAAGGTCGTCAAGCTCGGCGACAAGAAGTACGTGGAGCTCGGCCGGGAGAAGACCGACAAGATCTTCACCATCCTGCTGGAGTTCGGCGACCAGGTCGACGACACCACGATGTTCGACCCCGACGGCGACGGCCCCAAGCCGCCCGTCAAGAAGTTCGGGGGCGCCCCGGGCCCGGCGCACAACAAGATCGCCAAGCCGGACCCGAAGAAGGACAACAGCACCGCCTGGAAGGAGGACTACAACCGCGAGCACTTCCAGGAGCTCTACTTCGGCGAGGGCAAGGGCGTCCACTCGCTCAAGACCTACTACGAGAAGACCTCCTCGGGCCGCTACTCGGTCGAGGGAGAGGTCTCCGACTGGGTCAAGGTCCCGTACAACGAGGCCCGTTACGGCTCCAACTACTGCGGCCAGTCCAACTGCGCCAACGTGTGGGACGCGGTGCGCGACGGCGTGAACGCCTGGGTCGCGGACCAGCAGGCCAAGGGCCGCACCGACGCGGAGATCAAGGCGAACCTCGCCGAGTACGACGAGTGGGACCGCTACGACTTCGACGGTGACGGCAACTTCAACGAGCCCGACGGCTACATCGACCACTTCCAGCTGGTCCACGCCGGCGAGGACGAGTCGGCCGGCGGCGGCGCCGAGGGCACCAACGCCATCTGGGCGCACCGCTGGTACGCGTACGGCACCAACGCCGGCGCGACCGGGCCCGCGGACAACAAGGCCGGTGGCGCCCAGATCGGCGACACGGGCATCTGGGTCGGTGACTACACCGTCCAGCCCGAGAACGGCGGCCTGGGCGTCTTCGCCCACGAGTACGCCCATGACCTCGGCCTCCCGGACCTGTACGACACCTCCGGCGGCGGCGAGAACTCGGTCGGCTTCTGGTCCCTGATGTCGGCGGGCTCCTGGCTCGGCACCGGCACGGGCGAGATCGGCAACCTGCCGGGCGACATGACCTCGTGGGACAAGCTCCAGCTCGGCTGGCTCGACTACGACAAGGCCAAGGCGGGCAAGACCTCGCTGCACAAGCTGGGTGTCTCGGCGTACAACACCAAGAACCCGCAGGCGCTCGTCGTCGAGCTGCCGAAGAAGGCCGTCACCACCACTGTCGTCAAGCCCGCCGAGGGTGCGAAGCAGTGGTGGAGCGACATGGGCGACGACCTGTCGAACACCCTGACCCGCTCGGTCGACCTGACCGGCAAGTCCAAGGCCACGCTGGACCTTTCGGGCTGGTACGACATCGAGGCCGACTACGACTACCTCTACACCGAGGTGTCCGAGAACGGCGGCGCCAACTGGACCGCGCTCGACGGCACCGCCGACGGCAAGGCCATCCCGCGCGACGCCAGTGACAAGCCGGCCCTGACCGACGTCTCCGGCGCGCACAAGAAGCTCTCCTTCTCGCTGGACGCCTACGCGGGCAAGAAGGTCGACCTCCGCTTCCGCTACCAGACGGACGGCGGCGCGGGCGGCAAGGGCTTCGCGGCCGACGAGATCACCATCACGGCCGACGGCGCCACGCTCTTCTCGGACAACGCCGAGGGCGACGACAACGGCTGGACCGCGAAGGGCTTCTCGCGGGTCGGTGAGTCCTTCACCCAGGACTACCCGCAGTACTACATCGCGGAGAACCGCCAGTACGTGTCGTACGACGAGACCCTTGAGGTCGGACCGTACAACTTCGGCTTCTCCGGCACCCGTCCGGACTGGGTCGAGCACTACGCGTACCAGAACGGCCTGCTGGTCTGGCTCTGGGACACCTCCCAGAAGGACAACAACACCTCCGTCCACCCGGGCCAGGGTCTGATCCTGCCGATCGACGCGCACGCCAAGCCGCTGAAGTGGAAGGACGGCTCGCTCCTGCGCAACAAGATCCAGCCGTTCGACGCGCCGTTCAGCTGGTACCCGAACCAGGGCTTCACGCTCCACAACGCGGACGTGCCGCTGTACATCAAGCCGGCCCTGGGCAACCCGGTCTTCGACGACCGCAAGGGCACCTACTGGTACAAGGAGAACCCCACGGGTGGTGTCAAGGTTCCTGACACGAACACCCGCATCTCCATCGTCCACGAGCCCCGCAACGGCTCGACGATGAGCGTTCTGGTCAGCCCCTCGGGTCGCTGA
- a CDS encoding RDD family protein, with amino-acid sequence MSNDQPTPGQPPEDDDPFLKKPQEPSPPSEGQPYGSVPPPPPPPPPNDPYGGGAGFGAPDPLAGMPPLAEPGKRILARLIDFLVISIPLYLISLPWGGAVDVNGDGDDGFGDAVANGYGGSQLLWSIIGLVVYVAYDTYFTHKDGRTLGKRLLKLRVAMLNDGRVPDTGAALMRAVVLWAPALLCCPCLWWLINIVLMFTDKPYRQGLQDKAAKTVVVAVR; translated from the coding sequence ATGAGCAACGACCAGCCGACGCCCGGCCAGCCGCCCGAGGACGACGATCCGTTCCTCAAGAAGCCGCAGGAGCCCTCGCCGCCGTCCGAGGGTCAGCCGTACGGCAGTGTGCCGCCCCCGCCGCCTCCGCCCCCGCCGAACGATCCGTACGGTGGCGGCGCCGGCTTCGGCGCGCCCGATCCGCTGGCCGGGATGCCGCCGCTCGCCGAGCCGGGCAAGCGGATCCTGGCGCGGCTCATCGACTTCCTCGTCATCTCGATCCCGCTGTACCTGATCTCGCTGCCCTGGGGCGGCGCGGTCGACGTCAACGGGGACGGCGACGACGGGTTCGGCGACGCCGTCGCCAACGGGTACGGCGGGAGCCAGCTGTTGTGGTCGATCATCGGCCTGGTGGTCTACGTCGCCTACGACACGTACTTCACCCACAAGGACGGCCGCACGCTGGGCAAGCGGCTGCTGAAGCTGCGCGTCGCGATGCTCAACGACGGGCGGGTGCCCGACACCGGGGCCGCGCTGATGCGGGCCGTCGTGCTGTGGGCCCCGGCGCTGCTGTGCTGCCCGTGCCTGTGGTGGCTGATCAACATCGTGCTGATGTTCACGGACAAGCCCTACCGGCAGGGGCTTCAGGACAAGGCCGCCAAGACGGTCGTGGTGGCCGTCCGCTAG
- a CDS encoding nicotinate phosphoribosyltransferase yields the protein MNSADLGRRVGVPSTALFTDQYELTMVQAALRAGTADRHSVFEAFTRRLPEGRRYGVVAGTGRVLDAVENFHFDDEMIGFLRQRKIVDEPTLEWLAGYRFGGDIWGYPEGEVYFPGSPILRVEGSFAECVLLETVILSILNHDSAIAAAASRMSAAAGDRRLIEMGARRTHELSAVASARAAFVGGFDATSDLAAGFRWAIPTVGTSAHSFTLLHDSERDAFRAQVDSLGRGTTLLVDTYDVTEAVRAAVEIAGPELGAVRIDSGDLLLVAHRVRQQLDELGATDTKIVVTSDLDEYAIASLAAAPVDAYGVGTQLVTGSGHPTCSMVYKLVARAGSAEPDAPLVPVAKKSLGAKASKGGRKWAARRTDEHGVAEAEVVGTGPVPEELADRQLLVELVRGGEVLAREPLEAIRERHVAARAGLPMSAIQLSRGEPVIPTEYA from the coding sequence ATGAACTCAGCGGACCTCGGGCGACGGGTCGGCGTTCCGTCGACCGCGCTCTTCACCGACCAGTACGAACTGACCATGGTGCAGGCGGCCCTCAGGGCCGGCACCGCCGACCGGCACTCGGTCTTCGAGGCGTTCACCCGCCGGCTGCCCGAGGGGCGGCGCTACGGAGTCGTCGCGGGCACCGGCCGGGTGCTGGACGCGGTGGAGAACTTCCACTTCGACGACGAGATGATCGGCTTCCTGCGGCAGCGGAAGATCGTCGACGAACCCACCCTCGAATGGCTGGCCGGCTACCGCTTCGGCGGCGACATCTGGGGCTACCCGGAGGGCGAGGTCTACTTCCCCGGCTCCCCGATCCTGCGGGTGGAGGGCTCCTTCGCCGAGTGCGTGCTGCTGGAGACGGTGATCCTCTCCATCCTCAACCACGACTCCGCCATCGCCGCCGCCGCCTCGCGGATGTCGGCCGCCGCCGGGGACCGCCGGCTGATCGAGATGGGCGCGCGCCGCACCCACGAGCTGTCCGCGGTCGCCTCGGCCCGCGCCGCGTTCGTCGGTGGCTTCGACGCCACCTCCGACCTGGCGGCCGGCTTCCGCTGGGCGATCCCGACCGTCGGCACGAGCGCGCACTCCTTCACCCTGCTGCACGACAGCGAGCGCGACGCGTTCCGGGCGCAGGTGGACTCGCTGGGCCGGGGCACGACGCTGCTGGTCGACACGTACGACGTGACCGAGGCGGTCCGGGCGGCCGTCGAGATCGCGGGACCCGAGCTGGGCGCCGTACGGATCGACTCCGGGGACCTGCTCCTGGTCGCGCACCGGGTGCGGCAGCAGCTGGACGAGCTGGGGGCGACGGACACGAAGATCGTGGTCACCTCCGACCTGGACGAGTACGCCATCGCCTCGCTGGCCGCCGCGCCGGTGGACGCGTACGGGGTCGGCACCCAGCTGGTCACCGGGAGCGGGCACCCCACCTGCTCGATGGTCTACAAGCTGGTGGCCCGCGCCGGCTCGGCGGAACCGGACGCTCCGCTGGTGCCGGTGGCGAAGAAGTCGCTCGGCGCGAAGGCGTCGAAGGGCGGTCGCAAGTGGGCCGCCCGCCGGACCGACGAGCACGGCGTCGCCGAGGCCGAGGTGGTCGGCACCGGCCCCGTCCCCGAGGAGCTGGCCGACCGGCAGCTGCTGGTGGAGCTGGTGCGCGGTGGCGAGGTGCTCGCGCGCGAGCCCCTGGAGGCCATCCGGGAGCGGCACGTGGCCGCGCGCGCGGGGCTGCCGATGTCGGCGATCCAGCTGTCGCGGGGCGAGCCGGTGATCCCGACCGAGTACGCCTGA
- a CDS encoding ABC transporter substrate-binding protein has protein sequence MPRRTPALIAAAVLLPLALTACSTPDGGDTATTGDKAAARSDGFPYTVKNCGVTTTYTAPPRRVVTMNQHVTEIMLELGLAKSLVGTAYLDDQVLPKYAKDYASVPVIAKEYPSYEQVLAANPDFVYGGYASAFAAGDGRGREALKKSGIETRLNAESCTKGDQPMDTLYEEIREVGRTFGVSDRAEAWIKRAEADNAATAEKLAGLKPVSVFVYDSGDKTAFTAGGEGIGNELIERAGGTNVFADLDKPFGDASWENVVARRPEAIVIYDYGATTVEQKKKRLLTDPALADIPAIRNKRFAVMPLSDAVLGVRVPAAVDKLAAQLHPGATTP, from the coding sequence ATGCCCCGGCGCACCCCCGCGCTCATAGCCGCCGCCGTGCTGCTCCCGCTCGCCCTCACCGCCTGCTCCACCCCGGACGGCGGCGACACCGCCACCACCGGGGACAAGGCCGCGGCCAGGAGCGACGGCTTCCCGTACACCGTCAAGAACTGCGGCGTCACCACCACGTACACGGCCCCGCCGCGACGCGTCGTCACCATGAACCAGCACGTCACCGAGATCATGCTGGAACTGGGCCTGGCGAAGTCCCTCGTCGGCACCGCCTACCTCGACGACCAGGTCCTGCCGAAGTACGCGAAGGACTACGCGTCCGTCCCGGTCATCGCGAAGGAGTACCCCTCCTACGAGCAGGTCCTCGCCGCCAACCCCGACTTCGTCTACGGCGGCTACGCCAGCGCGTTCGCGGCAGGCGACGGGCGCGGGCGCGAGGCGCTGAAGAAGTCCGGCATCGAGACCCGCCTCAACGCCGAGAGCTGCACCAAGGGCGACCAGCCCATGGACACCCTCTACGAGGAGATCCGCGAGGTCGGCCGCACCTTCGGCGTCAGCGACCGCGCCGAGGCCTGGATCAAGCGGGCCGAGGCCGACAACGCCGCCACCGCCGAGAAGCTCGCCGGCCTGAAGCCCGTCTCCGTCTTCGTCTACGACAGCGGCGACAAGACCGCGTTCACCGCCGGCGGCGAAGGCATCGGCAACGAACTGATCGAGCGGGCCGGCGGCACCAACGTCTTCGCCGACCTCGACAAGCCCTTCGGCGACGCCTCCTGGGAGAACGTCGTCGCCCGCAGGCCCGAGGCGATCGTGATCTACGACTACGGGGCCACCACCGTCGAACAGAAGAAGAAGCGCCTCCTCACCGACCCGGCCCTCGCCGACATCCCGGCCATCAGGAACAAGCGCTTCGCGGTCATGCCGCTCTCCGACGCGGTCCTCGGCGTCCGCGTCCCCGCCGCCGTCGACAAGCTCGCCGCCCAGCTCCACCCGGGGGCCACCACCCCGTGA
- a CDS encoding DUF2017 domain-containing protein, translating into MAGHFEATPGGGAAVALDEVEISILRSLAVQLLELIGPGETPAEGEDPLAALFAEGPSKPPSDPALARLFPDAYGGPDRPAEGGKPEEELRELSSEFRRFTENDLRSGKREDAVTVVRTLDALSPAGDGAAVLTLTGEECRSWLRSLNDLRLTIGTRLEVSDEDEGGEGSLYRLPDTDPRKPMVMAYLWLGALQETLVDTLMP; encoded by the coding sequence ATGGCCGGCCATTTCGAGGCCACCCCAGGCGGCGGCGCGGCCGTCGCGCTCGACGAGGTCGAGATCTCCATCCTGCGCTCCCTCGCCGTCCAGCTGCTCGAACTGATCGGCCCGGGCGAGACGCCCGCCGAGGGCGAGGACCCGCTCGCCGCCCTCTTCGCCGAGGGCCCCAGCAAGCCGCCGTCCGACCCGGCGCTCGCCCGGCTCTTCCCCGACGCCTACGGCGGCCCCGACCGGCCCGCCGAGGGCGGAAAGCCGGAGGAGGAGCTGCGCGAGCTGTCCTCCGAGTTCCGCCGCTTCACCGAGAACGACCTGCGCTCGGGCAAGCGCGAGGACGCCGTCACCGTCGTCCGCACCCTGGACGCACTCTCGCCCGCCGGGGACGGCGCCGCCGTCCTCACCCTCACGGGCGAGGAGTGCCGCAGCTGGCTCCGCTCCCTCAACGACCTGCGCCTGACCATCGGCACCCGGCTGGAGGTCTCCGACGAGGACGAGGGCGGGGAGGGCTCGCTCTACCGGCTCCCCGACACCGATCCGCGCAAGCCCATGGTGATGGCCTACCTCTGGCTCGGCGCGCTCCAGGAAACGCTCGTCGACACGCTCATGCCGTGA
- a CDS encoding Mov34/MPN/PAD-1 family protein — translation MLTITQALHDQIVAHSRADHPDEACGVVAGPAGTDRPERFIPMLNAARSPTFYEFDSADLLKLYREMDDRDEEPVIVYHSHTATEAYPSRTDVTYANEPGAHYVLVSTADTDDAGPFQFRSYRIVDGEITEEDVRVVEAY, via the coding sequence ATGCTGACCATCACCCAGGCGCTCCACGACCAGATCGTCGCCCACTCCCGCGCCGACCACCCCGACGAGGCGTGCGGAGTGGTCGCGGGCCCGGCCGGGACGGACCGCCCCGAGCGCTTCATCCCGATGCTCAACGCCGCCCGCTCGCCCACGTTCTACGAGTTCGACTCGGCCGACCTCCTCAAGCTCTACCGCGAGATGGACGACCGCGACGAGGAGCCCGTGATCGTCTACCACTCGCACACGGCGACCGAGGCCTACCCCTCCCGCACCGACGTCACCTACGCCAACGAACCAGGAGCCCACTACGTCCTGGTCTCCACCGCCGACACCGACGACGCCGGACCCTTCCAGTTCCGCTCGTACCGCATCGTGGACGGCGAGATCACCGAGGAGGACGTACGGGTCGTCGAGGCGTACTGA
- a CDS encoding RDD family protein → MSAPTPAPGDESPREGYYPDPSIPGYVRYWNGASWVPGTSRPAPRQTGPAAAPAASVAAAPAAGAQDAPVEETGPIFFDEEDGPRGGLQGGPVAPAGTGEPAPDHADSASARQADTAGRHGFGGEQDRRADWGGPAPEPAGRPSPQADPRAPLAQGPAGGALPDTRDGGRSAEEAGARPPAEGTVTIRAVGPRTPGPDAVQPSPAPAPSPAPQNAGTQQGPQNVGAAQNSLPPAPAPRALPARTQHAQQPPAQHARPPAPQVQHPQPQQPEHVQGQRAQQAQVQRAPLPAPAPAPAPLPQEVRQGPVQAPAPVPTPSPAPVPAPSPAPAPPAAPHAPLTPGPGGGSASWAQQVHQLARPEPQQHQPPHQQPQSHQRQGAGADQPVVPWKPPVDDPFQQLARNQASARPAGLGKRFAARLVDSLVLGAAVGAAAVPLATRALDHIDRKITAAKETGETVTVWLLDSTTGALLGALLAAFLLIGFLLEALPTAKWGRTLGKKLCGLDVRDIESHDAPTLGAALRRWLVYGVLGLLVIGVVNVLWCLIDRPWRQCWHDKAARTFVAG, encoded by the coding sequence ATGAGCGCGCCAACTCCGGCACCCGGTGACGAAAGCCCCCGTGAGGGCTACTACCCCGACCCCTCCATCCCCGGCTACGTCCGGTACTGGAACGGCGCGTCCTGGGTCCCCGGCACGAGCCGCCCCGCGCCCCGGCAGACGGGTCCGGCCGCCGCCCCCGCCGCCTCGGTGGCCGCCGCCCCCGCGGCCGGTGCGCAGGACGCGCCGGTGGAGGAGACCGGGCCGATCTTCTTCGACGAGGAGGACGGCCCCCGGGGTGGCCTCCAGGGCGGCCCCGTGGCCCCGGCCGGGACCGGTGAACCCGCCCCGGACCACGCGGACTCCGCGTCCGCCCGGCAGGCGGACACCGCGGGCCGGCACGGTTTCGGCGGCGAACAGGACCGCCGGGCCGACTGGGGCGGGCCGGCGCCCGAGCCCGCCGGCCGCCCGTCGCCGCAGGCCGACCCGAGGGCGCCGCTGGCCCAGGGCCCGGCGGGCGGCGCGCTGCCGGACACGCGGGACGGCGGCCGGTCCGCCGAGGAGGCCGGGGCGCGTCCGCCGGCCGAAGGGACGGTCACGATCCGCGCGGTGGGTCCGCGCACCCCGGGGCCCGACGCCGTACAGCCGTCTCCGGCCCCGGCTCCGTCCCCGGCGCCGCAGAACGCCGGTACGCAGCAGGGGCCGCAGAACGTGGGCGCGGCGCAGAACAGTCTCCCACCGGCTCCGGCGCCCCGGGCCCTGCCGGCGCGGACACAGCACGCACAGCAGCCACCGGCCCAGCACGCGCGGCCACCGGCACCGCAGGTCCAGCACCCGCAGCCACAGCAGCCGGAGCACGTCCAGGGACAGCGGGCACAGCAGGCTCAGGTGCAGCGGGCACCGCTGCCGGCGCCCGCCCCGGCTCCCGCCCCCCTGCCGCAGGAAGTGCGGCAGGGGCCGGTCCAGGCCCCGGCTCCCGTGCCCACCCCGTCCCCGGCTCCCGTGCCTGCTCCGTCCCCCGCCCCCGCGCCCCCGGCGGCCCCGCACGCCCCGCTGACGCCGGGCCCCGGCGGAGGCTCGGCCTCCTGGGCGCAGCAGGTCCACCAACTGGCCCGGCCCGAACCGCAGCAGCATCAGCCACCGCACCAGCAACCGCAGTCGCACCAGCGCCAGGGGGCGGGCGCGGACCAGCCCGTCGTGCCCTGGAAGCCGCCGGTCGACGACCCCTTCCAGCAACTCGCCCGCAACCAGGCCTCGGCCCGGCCCGCCGGCCTCGGCAAGCGGTTCGCCGCCCGGCTGGTCGACAGCCTCGTGCTCGGCGCGGCCGTCGGGGCGGCGGCCGTCCCCCTGGCGACCCGGGCGCTCGACCACATCGACCGGAAGATCACCGCGGCGAAGGAGACGGGCGAGACGGTCACCGTCTGGCTGCTGGACTCCACCACCGGGGCGCTGCTGGGGGCTCTGCTCGCCGCGTTCCTGCTCATCGGGTTCCTCCTGGAGGCACTGCCGACGGCCAAGTGGGGCCGGACGCTGGGCAAGAAGCTCTGCGGACTCGACGTACGGGACATCGAGTCCCACGACGCGCCCACCCTGGGCGCGGCCCTGCGCCGCTGGCTCGTCTACGGGGTGCTGGGACTGCTCGTCATCGGCGTGGTCAACGTTCTCTGGTGCCTGATCGACCGCCCCTGGCGCCAGTGCTGGCACGACAAGGCGGCCCGCACCTTCGTGGCGGGCTGA